Sequence from the Candidatus Gracilibacteria bacterium genome:
TTAAAATTTTTTCAATTGGCGTTTTTTTGATTATTTCATCGAAATTCATTTTAAAAATTAGACCATTAAAACCTAAATAAAAACCCACTTTCAGATATTTTTCGGCCTGCTCCCAATCCCCAGTAAAACAATGAATTACTCCCTTAATCTGACCGTGATTCCTACGATCGTAGGAATTGCGGTCTGGATCGGTTAGGATTTTTATCAAATCCTCGTGGGCCATTCGGCAATGAAAAATTACTGGCAAATTTAATTCTTTGGCTAATTCTAATTCTTTTAAAAGTAAATCTTTTTGTTTTTCTTTAAATAATTCAAGTTTTCTTTTTGTTTTTGGTTTCCAATAGTAATCTAACCCAATTTCGCCAATTGCCACGACTTTTTCAGATTTTGCCAAATTTTTGTATTTCTCGTAATCAAATTTCTTTTCAAAATGGCTTCCTTCTTTTTCATCCGTTTTAATTTTTATTAATCCGGTATCCAAATCTATCGGATGAAGCCCGATTGAAGCATAAACGCCCTTTTCATATTTCGTGGTAATTTCTACTGCTTTCTTTGAAGTTTCAAAATTTGTTCCAACATTTATCACCCAAATTTCACTTTCTAAGCATTTCTTTATAATTTCATTTCTATCTTTATCAAAAGCTGGAAAATTCAAATGGGAATGCGTATCTACAAGCATTTTTTTATTTTATTTCATTTTTGAAAATAAAAAAAGCCCAGCAAGGCTGGGCCTATTTGAAAAATTTGATCAACTTTCGGTTTCCTTTTTCTATTCGATTGGGACTTTAGCTGGCGGTTCTCTTCTTTCGTCAAACCAGAAATTTAAGCACTCGTCAATCTCCAACTCTTTTATATCTCTTGCTTCTTTTAATATTCTATCTTTGGCAATATCGCTTAAGTCTCTTAAGAGTAAAGTAATTAACCCTTGGGTTGTTACAGTTGGTTTGAAAATCGCTCTCCGATTCTCAGTAGCAATGATTAGTTTATAACGACCAGCTCCACCTTTTTCTTTAGATAACTCCTTGGGACACATCTTTTTCATTTTATTTATAAATTCCTCACAATCTCCAACTTCCATTATTGGCACTTTATCACCCCCTTTTGAAATGTTCTAAGTTAAGATTAGCAAATTCTATTTTGAAAATCAAATCAATTTAGGGAAGAGGGGCTCAATTTTTTTAATTTTAGTTCCGGGTTTAATGTTAGTCCAACTATCTTTATAGTTTGGGTTTCTCACTAATATTTTTTCTAATCTTAAAGCATTAGCAATTTTTAAGGCAGCATCTGGTAAAAAGATAAAAATTTGCCAAGTAAGTTGATGAATGGCATCCAACAATCCATATAATACCCAATTTAATTCCTCGACTTTCCCCTCTTTTGCTAAATCCCAAGGTTTGTTTTCTTCAATGTATTTATCAGCCTCGGTAATAAATTTCCAAATAGAAGAAAGCGCTTCGTTAAATTGATAAGTATTAGCCAGAGCATTATCTAAATCTTGCCAAGATTTTTTCCAATTATGGATATTTTGATTGATCCTTAATGGATGACTATCCGGATCCTTATCAATTTTAGGTACCTTACCGCCACAATATTTCTCTACCATTGTTAAAACTCTGGCCACTAAATTTCCTAGTCCAGCCGCCAGATCTGAGTTGTATCTTTTTTCAAATTTCTCATAAGTGAAATCGCCATCTTCGGTCGAGGGAATTTCCCGCAANNNNNNNNNNNNNNNNNNNNNNNNNNNNNNNNNNNNNNNNNCATTTTTTGTCCCGCCGAGGTTAAATAACCATGAACGAAAATCTTCTCTGGCAATACCAATTTTGCTGAAAGAAGCATCGCTATCCAGTATACGGCGTGGAAACGAATCACCCCCTTCCCTATGACATGGAGATCTGCTGGCCACCATTTTCTAAATTTTTTGGGATTGTCGGGATATCCAACGGCATTAATGTAATTGCTGAGAGCGTCATACCAGGTCCATAAAATTTGAGTTGGGTCTCCTGGCACTGGAATTCCCCATCCTCGACCACGTTCAGCTGAGCGGGAAATACAAATATCTTCAAGGCCAGAATTTATAAAACTTAAAACTTCGTTTTTCCGAGTTTCTGGAATTACTTTCACCTTATCTCTTTCAATAATTTTTTTAAACTGATTTTGATATTTTGAAAGTCGGAAAAAATAATTTTCTTCCCCAACCAATTCAGGTTTAGTTTTATGTTCTGGGCAAAGACCATTGACTAATTCACTCTCTTTATAAAATTCTTCGCAACCAACACAATAGAGCCCTCTATAAGTTTTTTTATAAATATCTTTTTTGCAAGCTAACCAAAGTTTTTGGGCCCCTTTAATATGGCGCTTTTCGGTAGTCCGAATAAAATCATCAAAAGATAAATTTAAGGTTTTTTTTAATTCATAAAATCTTTTAGAGTTTCGATCTACTAATTTTTTTATAGGAATTTTCTCCTCTTCTGCTGCCTGAACATTTTTTAAGGAATTTTCGTCAGTTCCAGTTAAGAAAAAAACTTCTTCGCCTAAAAGTCGGTGATAACGAGCGATCACATCAGCTTGAATAATTTCTAAGGCAAATCCCGCGTGGGGAGCATAATTAACATATGGAATTGCTGTAGAAAGATAATATTTTTTCATGTTTTATTAATTCATTCTTAGATTTCCAAATTTTTTATCTCGTTCGTTAATATTTTGAATTACTACTTTCATAGCTTTTATATTTTTAGGATGTTTTAAATATAACCCCATAAAATCCAATAGGCACAACAATGAACTCTTTCGGAAGACTCCAATAGTCCATCTATCATTATTTCGGCGACCATATAATTCA
This genomic interval carries:
- a CDS encoding TatD family hydrolase; this translates as MLVDTHSHLNFPAFDKDRNEIIKKCLESEIWVINVGTNFETSKKAVEITTKYEKGVYASIGLHPIDLDTGLIKIKTDEKEGSHFEKKFDYEKYKNLAKSEKVVAIGEIGLDYYWKPKTKRKLELFKEKQKDLLLKELELAKELNLPVIFHCRMAHEDLIKILTDPDRNSYDRRNHGQIKGVIHCFTGDWEQAEKYLKVGFYLGFNGLIFKMNFDEIIKKTPIEKIL